One genomic window of Pocillopora verrucosa isolate sample1 chromosome 8, ASM3666991v2, whole genome shotgun sequence includes the following:
- the LOC131787987 gene encoding sodium/potassium/calcium exchanger 5-like: MDLVYHDSSLSLVANEECGIRSCRPPRIEEFPPDLFNQEQRFYGGVTFHLLVCLHIFCALTVVCDDYFVASLNRITKCLGLKPDVAGATFMAVGSSAPTLFISIISTFFTEGDIGLGTIVGSTIFNTLFIIALCGIGAGLTMRLSWYPLFRDSTMYVISVIILMISIYDRKVHWYESAAFFISYSVYIIVMYFNSNIEEWSMKLKDRIIKPNAEADSEVDEKGQDTEAETLENNSSHEEENRFKTPKGFFSRIVWIFTLPSIVLFYITIPDCRKKEWRKFYLVTFTVSAFWMGGLSYILVWMVSLVGFTYNIPECVMGMTFLAAGSSLPDAIASLVVAKQGSGDMAVSNCIGSNVFDMLCLGIPWMIKTTIITPSSVVYIQSENIFFTSGILIASIICTVLLIALNKWRLDEKLGVIFLVMYLIFLGIATFIEVLPCC, encoded by the coding sequence ATGGATCTGGTGTACCATGATAGCTCTCTATCACTCGTAGCTAACGAGGAGTGTGGAATAAGATCCTGCAGGCCTCCAAGAATTGAAGAATTCCCTCCTGATCTGTTCAACCAGGAGCAGAGATTTTACGGTGGAGTTACGTTTCATCTTCTAGTTTGCCTCCATATCTTTTGCGCTTTGACTGTTGTCTGCGACGACTACTTCGTGGCATCGCTGAACCGAATCACCAAATGTTTGGGTCTTAAACCAGATGTGGCCGGTGCTACCTTCATGGCTGTGGGAAGCTCCGCACCGACACTCTTTATCTCAATAATATCGACATTTTTCACAGAAGGAGACATCGGCCTCGGAACAATAGTTGGCTCGACTATATTCAACACACTTTTCATCATAGCCTTGTGTGGTATTGGCGCTGGTTTGACGATGCGTTTGAGCTGGTATCCGCTTTTTAGAGATTCTACCATGTATGTAATTAGCGTGATCATCTTGATGATTTCGATTTACGATCGGAAAGTTCATTGGTATGAAAGCGCCGCGTTTTTCATCTCATACTCTGTTTACATTATTGTGATGTATTTCAACTCAAATATTGAGGAATGGTCCATGAAACTGAAAGATCGGATAATAAAACCCAACGCCGAAGCAGATTCTGAAGTTGATGAGAAAGGTCAAGATACTGAAGCTGAAACTTTAGAAAATAATTCCTCCCACGAGGAAGAAAATCGTTTTAAAACACCAAAAGGATTTTTCTCAAGGATAGTTTGGATTTTCACTTTACCTTCcatagttttattttatataacAATTCCAGATTGCCGTAAGAAGGAATGGCGAAAATTTTACTTGGTAACATTCACAGTTTCGGCCTTCTGGATGGGTGGGTTATCGTACATTTTAGTCTGGATGGTTTCCCTCGTGGGATTCACTTACAATATCCCAGAATGCGTCATGGGCATGACATTCCTTGCTGCGGGCAGCAGTCTCCCAGACGCCATCGCTAGCTTAGTGGTCGCTAAACAAGGAAGCGGAGATATGGCTGTATCAAATTGTATTGGCAGCAATGTTTTCGACATGTTATGCCTTGGAATTCCATGGATGATCAAAACTACTATAATCACTCCGAGCAGTGTAGTTTACATTCAAAGCGAGAacatattttttacttcagGGATTTTGATAGCTAGTATCATTTGTACAGTGTTACTGATAGCTCTTAACAAATGGCGGTTAGACGAGAAACTAGGcgttatttttcttgttatgtatttgatttttcttgGTATTGCTACATTTATCGAAGTGCTGCCTTGTTGCTGA